In Thalassococcus sp. S3, the sequence GGGCGGGGCCGAGGCCCCCCTCGCGGACCTCTCCGATCTCTACCGCGGCAGCTTCGCCGCTGCACTGGCCTGAGGCGCGGGCTCTCTTGCGCCCGCCCCGGCCCCGGCTTACATTTTGAAATAACATGAAAGCGGAGCACATCTTATAATGGCGATGCAAGCCCATGAAATCGAAGACCTGATCCGCGCCACGTTCCCGGCGGCCAAGATCACGATCACCGACCTTGCCGGTGACGGGAACCACTACGCGGCAGAGGTCATCGACGAAAGCTTCCGCGGCAAGAATCGCGTGCAGCAACAGCGCGCCGTCTATGCCGCGCTGAAAGGCAAGATGGACGGCGCCAATGGCGAATTGCACGCGCTGGCCCTGACCACCAAAGCGCCGGATTGAGCGCATGAACTGGACGCTCATCATCCTTCTGTCCCTTGCCATCCTCGCCGTCTCGATCCTGAGCGGCGCCCTG encodes:
- a CDS encoding BolA/IbaG family iron-sulfur metabolism protein is translated as MAMQAHEIEDLIRATFPAAKITITDLAGDGNHYAAEVIDESFRGKNRVQQQRAVYAALKGKMDGANGELHALALTTKAPD